In a single window of the Thermoanaerobaculia bacterium genome:
- a CDS encoding S9 family peptidase — MRPPPVSAPVPPLAPRRPTRLELHGHVRVDDYFWLRDRNDPEVAAYLEAENRYAETIMAPTTALQQTLYREMVGHIRETDLTVPYREGDFFYYARTEEGKQYPIYCRRREALDAPEKVTLDVNALARGKEFMAIGDYAVSDDGALLAYSTDETGDRSYTLRVKDLRTGGMLPDRVEDTAADSLVWAADGKTLFYAMVDAAKRPWRFYRRVLGEAAGELVYEETDERFDVGAYRSRSGRFVFLLSGSHTSSEVRFLEASAPRGEFRLIAARDEDHEYDVDHREDLFYVRTNGRDASGRRAPNFRVVVAPAADPRRESWREIVPERADVMIEGIDCFAGHVVRYERERGLPRVVVTAAATGESHAIPFDEEVYAIRPSGNREYRTAVLRYDFESLVTPASIYDYDMDARRAELRKATVVPGYDPALYEQRRIDAVASDGARIPISLVHRKDVPRDGSAPMDLWGYGSYGLNFPIRFDPARLALLDRGFVFAAAHIRGGAELGKRWHEDGRMARKMNTFTDFIAAAEHLIALGYTSAEKLVAEGRSAGGLLMGAVINLRPDLFRAIVTAVPFVDVLSTMLDPSLPLTVTEYEEWGNPNEAEAYHYMRRYSPYDNVDARAYPAMLVKTALNDSQVPYWEPAKLVAKLRAVKTDDRALLLKTNMSAGHGGASGRYDSLRERALDVAFILRELSIED; from the coding sequence CGGAGACGATCATGGCGCCGACCACCGCTCTCCAGCAGACGCTCTACCGCGAGATGGTCGGCCACATCCGCGAAACCGACCTCACGGTCCCGTACCGGGAAGGCGACTTTTTCTATTACGCCCGCACGGAGGAAGGAAAACAGTACCCGATCTACTGCCGGCGCCGCGAGGCGCTCGACGCGCCGGAGAAAGTGACGCTCGACGTCAACGCGCTCGCTCGCGGGAAGGAGTTCATGGCGATCGGCGATTACGCCGTGTCCGACGACGGCGCGCTCCTCGCCTACTCGACCGACGAAACCGGCGACCGGAGCTACACGCTCCGCGTGAAGGACCTCCGCACCGGCGGGATGCTGCCCGACCGGGTCGAGGACACGGCGGCCGACTCGCTCGTGTGGGCGGCCGACGGAAAGACGCTCTTCTACGCGATGGTCGACGCCGCCAAGCGCCCGTGGCGGTTCTACCGCCGCGTCCTGGGAGAGGCCGCCGGAGAGCTCGTGTACGAGGAGACCGACGAGCGCTTCGACGTCGGCGCGTACCGGTCGCGCAGCGGCCGCTTCGTCTTCCTCCTGTCGGGGAGCCACACGTCCTCGGAGGTGCGGTTCCTCGAGGCGTCCGCGCCGCGGGGAGAATTTCGCCTGATCGCCGCGCGGGACGAGGACCACGAATACGACGTGGACCACCGCGAGGATCTCTTCTACGTCCGGACGAACGGGCGCGATGCGTCGGGACGCCGGGCGCCGAATTTCCGCGTCGTCGTCGCTCCCGCGGCGGACCCCCGGCGCGAGAGCTGGCGCGAGATCGTTCCCGAGCGCGCCGACGTGATGATCGAGGGGATCGACTGCTTCGCCGGGCACGTCGTGCGGTACGAGCGCGAGCGAGGGCTGCCGCGCGTCGTGGTGACGGCCGCCGCGACGGGCGAGTCGCACGCGATCCCCTTCGACGAGGAGGTCTACGCGATCCGGCCGTCCGGCAACCGCGAGTACCGCACCGCGGTGCTGCGCTACGACTTCGAGTCGCTCGTGACCCCCGCGTCGATCTACGACTACGACATGGACGCGCGCCGCGCCGAGCTCCGCAAGGCGACGGTGGTGCCGGGATACGACCCGGCCCTCTACGAGCAGCGGCGCATCGACGCGGTCGCCTCCGACGGCGCGCGCATCCCGATCTCGCTCGTTCACCGGAAAGACGTCCCGCGCGACGGGTCGGCCCCGATGGATCTCTGGGGCTACGGCTCTTACGGGCTGAACTTCCCGATCCGCTTCGATCCGGCGCGTCTGGCGCTCCTCGATCGCGGCTTCGTCTTCGCGGCCGCGCACATCCGCGGCGGTGCGGAGCTCGGGAAGAGGTGGCACGAGGACGGGCGGATGGCGCGCAAGATGAATACCTTCACCGATTTCATCGCGGCCGCCGAGCACCTGATCGCCCTCGGGTACACCTCTGCCGAGAAGCTCGTCGCGGAAGGACGCAGCGCCGGAGGGCTGCTGATGGGCGCCGTGATCAACCTGCGCCCCGACCTCTTCCGCGCGATCGTCACCGCGGTTCCGTTCGTCGACGTCCTGAGCACGATGCTCGATCCGTCGCTCCCGCTGACCGTGACCGAGTACGAGGAGTGGGGAAACCCCAACGAAGCGGAGGCCTACCACTACATGCGCCGGTACTCCCCCTACGACAACGTCGACGCGCGGGCGTATCCGGCGATGCTCGTGAAGACGGCGTTGAACGACAGTCAGGTCCCGTACTGGGAGCCGGCGAAGCTCGTGGCGAAGCTCCGCGCGGTCAAGACCGACGACCGCGCGCTGCTCTTGAAGACGAACATGTCCGCCGGGCACGGCGGCGCATCCGGGCGGTACGATTCGCTCCGCGAGCGCGCGTTGGACGTGGCGTTCATTTTGAGGGAGTTGAGTATCGAGGACTGA